A genomic stretch from Cygnus atratus isolate AKBS03 ecotype Queensland, Australia chromosome 27, CAtr_DNAZoo_HiC_assembly, whole genome shotgun sequence includes:
- the CHMP7 gene encoding charged multivesicular body protein 7 → MCSPGRAPPGPAPAGDLPPEWETDDERMAFLFSAFKQSREVNSTEWDSKMAFWVGLVLARGRRRGAVRTCLRELQHGFERRGSVPLGLGTVLRELLRRGKMQRESDFMASVDSSWISWGVGVFILKPLKWTLSSVLGDSKVPEEEEVLIYVELLQEKAEEVYRLYQNSALSSHPVVALSELRSLCASVCPDERTFYLLLLQLQKEKRVTILEQNGEKIVKFARGLHAKVSPMNDVDIGVYQLMQSEQLLSQKVESLSQEAEKCKEDARSACRAGKKQLALRCLKSKRRTERRIEELHSKLDAVQGILDRIYASQTDQMVFNAYQAGVGALKLSMKDVTVEKAENLVDQIQELCDTQDEVAQTLAGAGINGLEMDTEELEKELDSLLQDSTREPVDLPPVPQKVLNPAVSDAELEAELEKLSLCDGDLAQKTPPASSEPKTALGLNL, encoded by the exons ATGTGCAGCCCGGGGAGGGCGCCCCCTgggccggccccggccgggGACCTGCCCCCGGAGTGGGAGACGGACGACGAGCGCATGGCTTTCCTCTTCTCGGCCTTCAAGCAGAGCCGCGAGGTGAACAGCACCGAGTGGGACAGCAAGATGGCCTTCTGGGTCGGGCTGGTGCTggcccgcggccgccgccgcggTGCGGTGCGCACCTgcctgagggagctgcagcacggCTTCGAGAGGCGAGGCAGCGTCCCGCTGGGTCTCGGCAcggtgctgagggagctgctcAG GCGCGGCAAGATGCAGAGGGAGTCAGACTTCATGGCCAGCGTGGACAGCAGCTGGATCTCCTGGGGCGTGGGAGTCTTCATCCTGAAGCCCCTGAAGTGGACTCTCTCGAGCGTGCTGGGCGACAGTAAGGTACCCGAGGAAGAGGAAGTTCTGATTTACGTGGAGCTACTTCAG gagaaggcagaggaagtCTATCGCCTGTACCAGAACTCTGCGCTTTCTTCTCATCCTGTTGTTGCCCTCTCAGAGCTGCGTTCCCTCTGTGCCAGCGTTTGTCCGGATGAAAGGACGTTCTACTtgttgctgctccagctgcaaaaggaaaagagggtcACGATCCTGGAACAGAATGGAGAGAAG atcGTGAAGTTTGCCCGAGGTCTTCATGCCAAAGTCTCCCCGATGAATGACGTGGACATTGGAGTGTATCAGTTGATGCAGAGCGAACAGCTGCTGTCACAGAAGGTGGAGTCCCTTTCCcaggaagcagaaaa GTGTAAAGAAGATGCCCGGAGTGCTTGTAGAGCTGGCAAAAAGCAATTG GCGCTGAGATGTCTGAAGTCTAAACGGAGGACAGAGAGGCGCATTGAAGAGCTTCATTCCAAGCTGGATGCAGTGCAAGGGATCTTGGATCGCATATACGCTTCCCAGACTGACCAGATG GTATTTAATGCCTATCAGGCTGGTGTGGGAGCTCTGAAACTGTCTATGAAGGATGTTACCGTGGAGAAGGCGGAGAACCTGGTGGATCAAATACAAGAG CTTTGTGATACTCAAGATGAAGTAGCCCAGACTCTGGCTGGAGCAGGAATCAATGGTCTAG AGATGGATACCGAGGAACTTGAGAAGGAGCTGGACAGCCTCCTCCAGGACTCGACTAGGGAGCCTGTGGACCTGCCTCCTGTTCCACAGAAGGTGCTGAATCCGGCCGTTTCGGATGCTGAGCTCGAAGCTGAATTGGAAAAGCTCTCTCTCTGTGATGGAG ATTTGGCACAAAAGActcctcctgcttcctctgAACCCAAAACAGCTCTGGGACTGAATCTCTAA
- the LOC118256082 gene encoding D(1) dopamine receptor-like, protein MDGFYSSTERQAVINDTRSRKSWAEEGNSTLSFRGVTAALLFLLILSTLLGNTLVCVAVIRFRHLRSKVTNFFVISLAVSDLFVAVLVMPWKAATEVAGFWPFGAFCDVWVAFDIMCSTASILHLCIISVDRYWAISSPFRYERRMTQRVAFIMIAVAWLLSLLISFVPVQLKWHKDRELLRQQEPDLNVTVEENCDSSLSRIYAISSSLVSFYIPVAIMIVTYTRIFRIARRQIRRISSLERAVEHAQSCRSSDCPHEASLKNSFKKETKVLKTLSVIMGVFVFCWLPFFVLNCMVPFCDLDLHEPGELPCVSETVFSIFVWFGWANSSLNPIIYAFNADFRRAFATILGCGYLCPSNAVETVNFSNELVSYHHDTTYHREAATLSYPQLLPHAAPQVENNEVSCDKVSQVSSHSPVGALPAVIHVEYEMAVSLEKITPFTSKAMD, encoded by the coding sequence ATGGATGGTTTTTATTCCTCCACGGAAAGGCAGGCTGTGATCAACGACACCAGGAGTAGGAAGAGCTGGGCAGAGGAAGGCAACTCCACGTTGTCCTTCCGTGGGGTGACAGCTGCcttacttttccttctcatcctcTCCACGCTCCTGGGCAACACCCTGGTGTGCGTGGCTGTCATCAGGTTCAGACACTTGCGCTCGAAGGTCACCAACTTCTTTGTTATCTCCTTGGCTGTGTCTGACCTCTTCGTGGCTGTCCTGGTGATGCCTTGGAAGGCCGCCACCGAGGTGGCGGGGTTCTGGCCCTTTGGGGCTTTCTGTGATGTTTGGGTGGCTTTCGATATCATGTGCTCCACAGCCTCCATCCTCCATTTGTGCATCATCAGCGTGGACCGCTACTGGGCCATCTCCAGCCCCTTCCGTTACGAGAGGAGAATGACGCAGCGCGTGGCTTTCATCATGATCGCGGTGGCTTGGCTGCTCTCCCTCTTGATTTCCTTCGTCCCTGTGCAGCTGAAGTGGCACAAGGACCGTGAGCTCctcaggcagcaggagccagaTTTAAACGTCACCGTGGAGGAGAACTGTGATTCCAGCCTCAGCAGGATTTACGCCATCTCATCTTCTCTCGTTAGCTTCTACATCCCTGTTGCCATCATGATTGTGACGTACACCCGCATCTTCCGCATTGCCCGGCGGCAGATCCGCAGGATCTCCTCGCTGGAGAGAGCGGTGGAACATGCCCAAAGCTGCCGCAGCAGCGACTGCCCTCACGAAGCCTCCCTGAAGAACTCCTTCAAGAAGGAGACCAAGGTCCTCAAGACCCTCTCCGTCATCATGGGTGTCTTTGTCTTCTGCTGGCTGCCTTTTTTTGTGCTCAACTGCATGGTGCCCTTTTGTGATCTCGACCTCCACGAGCCAGGAGAGCTGCCTTGCGTCAGCGAGACCGTCTTCAGCATCTTTGTCTGGTTCGGCTGGGCCAACTCTTCGCTCAATCCTATCATCTATGCCTTCAACGCAGACTTTCGGAGAGCCTTTGCAACCATCTTGGGCTGTGGCTACCTTTGCCCCAGCAATGCGGTGGAGACGGTGAACTTCAGCAACGAGCTGGTCTCCTACCACCACGACACCACCTACCACAGGGAAGCGGCGACCCTTAGCTACCCCCAGCTTCTCCCCCATGCTGCCCCGCAGGTGGAAAACAACGAGGTGTCCTGCGACAAGGTCTCTCAGGTCTCCTCTCACAGCCCTGTGGGTGCCTTACCTGCGGTGATACACGTGGAGTATGAAATGGCCGTCTCGCTGGAGAAGATTACACCTTTCACCAGCAAAGCAATGGACTGA